The Hahella sp. HNIBRBA332 genome window below encodes:
- a CDS encoding ABC transporter ATP-binding protein — MKRDIKEGLSSYVAMSWRYDKHSVVLLTVLLFVLAFVQGIGVLALIPLLTLAGVDAGYELGSQWSWLGSKLELTEALIIFVAIIALHAVIKYFQQILAARLQTELAVSLRGRLTAKILAFPWLRFTQFRASHLAQVLNHEVDRASQISLLLTQLVSLGCVLSVYSAISCLTSPGLTLVALTCGGGIYGGARRLNRLSLQNGEKGKALRQTYFSAVSEHMQGMKVVKAFGQEKRAHVDLEVQAQSLGRTLLQFKKLSAMVALYYEILIAICLGGLCYFFITWVRLPAAEFIVLLFLFSRFAPILKDMSYRYQQILNILPSYIEVVAILNCDGKEALVDNNREAKLITVTRSIRLEGVCFNYPSTSGQDSLRDLSITLPVNSVTALLGPSGSGKTTTADILSGLLTPSAGQVLIDDTELTEQEIAQWSRSVSYVTQESFLFNKSVRENLLWVAPWCEEAELWEALRNASAESFVRELPQGMDTLIGERGDLLSGGEKQRLAIARALLRKPALLILDEVSSALDEVNEAVIIETIQALKKMTTVLVITHRQALLACADFVAHMEGVGDAQGLKSTSHELQGAL, encoded by the coding sequence TTGAAACGAGACATTAAAGAAGGACTCTCCTCGTACGTCGCAATGTCGTGGCGTTATGACAAACACAGCGTTGTTCTGCTCACGGTTCTGCTCTTTGTTCTCGCTTTTGTCCAGGGCATTGGCGTTTTGGCGCTGATTCCACTATTGACGCTGGCGGGAGTCGATGCTGGATATGAATTAGGTTCCCAGTGGAGCTGGTTAGGTTCTAAATTGGAACTGACAGAAGCGTTAATTATTTTCGTTGCTATTATCGCGCTCCACGCGGTCATCAAATATTTTCAACAGATACTCGCAGCAAGATTGCAGACTGAGCTTGCTGTCAGTCTGAGAGGGCGGCTGACAGCGAAAATATTGGCTTTTCCCTGGTTGCGCTTCACTCAGTTTCGAGCCTCTCATTTGGCCCAGGTTTTAAATCATGAGGTGGATAGAGCTTCGCAAATATCTCTCCTGCTTACCCAGCTTGTATCTTTGGGTTGCGTGCTGAGTGTATACAGCGCGATCTCTTGTCTGACTTCCCCTGGTTTGACGCTAGTCGCGCTGACATGCGGCGGAGGGATCTATGGGGGCGCGCGCAGGTTAAATCGGCTGAGCCTTCAAAATGGCGAAAAAGGTAAAGCGCTGCGTCAGACCTATTTCTCCGCCGTAAGTGAGCATATGCAGGGGATGAAAGTCGTAAAAGCCTTTGGGCAGGAGAAGCGGGCGCATGTCGACCTGGAAGTGCAGGCGCAAAGCCTGGGAAGGACGTTGTTGCAATTCAAGAAACTCAGCGCCATGGTCGCCCTGTATTATGAAATCCTTATCGCCATATGCTTGGGAGGGCTTTGTTATTTCTTTATTACCTGGGTGAGGCTGCCCGCGGCTGAATTTATCGTACTGCTTTTCCTTTTTTCCCGCTTCGCGCCAATCTTAAAGGACATGTCCTATCGGTATCAGCAGATACTCAATATCCTGCCCTCGTACATTGAAGTAGTGGCAATCTTAAACTGCGATGGCAAGGAGGCATTGGTCGATAATAACCGGGAGGCGAAACTCATAACGGTCACGCGCAGCATCCGTCTCGAAGGCGTGTGCTTTAACTATCCGTCGACGTCAGGACAGGATTCGCTCCGCGACCTTTCAATCACTTTGCCTGTTAACAGCGTTACGGCGCTGCTCGGGCCTTCCGGCTCTGGAAAGACGACCACCGCGGATATTCTGTCTGGACTGCTGACTCCGTCAGCCGGACAGGTGCTCATTGATGATACCGAACTAACCGAACAAGAGATTGCGCAGTGGAGCCGCTCTGTTAGCTATGTAACGCAGGAAAGTTTCCTGTTTAACAAGAGTGTGCGTGAAAACTTGCTTTGGGTTGCGCCTTGGTGTGAGGAAGCGGAATTGTGGGAAGCATTGCGGAACGCTTCGGCGGAGAGCTTCGTCAGAGAGCTGCCTCAAGGCATGGATACGCTTATCGGTGAGCGGGGTGACTTGTTATCAGGAGGGGAGAAACAGCGGCTTGCCATCGCCAGGGCGTTATTGAGAAAGCCGGCTTTACTTATCCTGGATGAAGTCAGCAGCGCTTTGGATGAGGTTAATGAAGCTGTGATTATCGAGACGATTCAAGCACTGAAAAAAATGACCACAGTGCTTGTGATTACGCATCGGCAAGCCTTGCTGGCCTGTGCTGATTTTGTGGCGCATATGGAAGGTGTCGGTGACGCGCAGGGCCTAAAAAGCACCTCTCATGAGCTGCAGGGCGCCCTGTAG
- a CDS encoding asparagine synthase-related protein produces the protein MSGLAGLYHSQKVVTEADMRAMSDAMSHRGPDGRNIWRRTQLGFCHNMLHTTPESLFEVLPAQSNDRQVVITADARLDNREELASALGIDRYDLSLLGDSHLVLRAYRHWDLACVNHFLGEFCFAIWDKGKHRLFIANDPMGTRSLLYYHSADLFAFATDVKALLAAQGVDKKLDEAGFAILASGRRREAPERTCFEGVTRLTGGERLIVYPPSAGQMGWKIEKSSYYSFQPQPLNFQSPEETLEAFRETFRLAVTCRMRSAFPVATLLSGGLDSSSISCTAADQQHRFSHPLFALSSCLTDQDPEQDERRFIDIVARDKQLPVHYITPVSGPVALLHQVHDMTSLPVNLNPHIYTALYAKAQSEGARIVLDGVGGEWGPSWTGEGYLQYLLQQRQWGKLKETVLHLSKNYSQSPRSIVHNEILAPLEPTFLRNIRHKMKGYLIEENRPPLASRLQDLYAAPSSQPLSSGQSLLNKRLQVISSGRTPREWYSPHFHIRNTFPYLDVRVLTFCLGLSDEWFVQKGWRRYFIRAAMEKTLPPEIQWRKDKRPFSPSYYRLMQADAAVYESIIHDVSATDPVRDYIDVERIKRAIKELNQRASWRPHKGVDFARKVVDFGVQSLVFLRWFQRL, from the coding sequence ATGAGCGGCCTCGCCGGTTTATATCACTCCCAGAAAGTCGTCACTGAGGCGGACATGCGCGCCATGTCAGACGCCATGTCGCACCGGGGACCCGACGGGAGGAATATTTGGCGGCGGACGCAACTCGGCTTTTGCCACAATATGCTGCACACCACGCCGGAGTCTTTATTTGAGGTATTGCCTGCGCAATCAAATGACCGGCAGGTCGTGATTACTGCGGACGCCCGACTGGACAACAGAGAAGAGCTTGCCAGCGCATTGGGAATCGATCGGTACGACTTGTCCTTGCTGGGTGATAGTCACCTAGTGCTCCGGGCGTATCGTCATTGGGACTTAGCCTGTGTAAACCATTTCCTGGGCGAATTCTGCTTCGCCATTTGGGACAAAGGCAAACATCGTCTGTTTATAGCAAATGACCCAATGGGAACCCGATCTCTACTCTATTATCACTCCGCTGACCTTTTTGCTTTCGCAACAGATGTTAAGGCGCTGCTGGCTGCGCAGGGGGTGGACAAAAAGCTGGATGAAGCAGGGTTCGCAATTCTCGCATCGGGCCGCAGACGGGAAGCGCCTGAACGTACTTGCTTTGAAGGCGTAACCCGGCTTACTGGTGGCGAGCGCCTGATTGTTTACCCGCCCTCTGCCGGACAAATGGGGTGGAAAATTGAGAAAAGCAGTTACTACAGCTTTCAACCACAACCCCTTAACTTTCAGAGTCCGGAGGAAACCCTTGAGGCGTTTAGAGAGACATTCCGCCTGGCGGTGACTTGTCGAATGCGCAGCGCCTTTCCCGTCGCGACACTGCTAAGCGGCGGACTGGATTCCTCCTCTATCAGTTGCACTGCCGCTGACCAGCAGCACCGTTTCTCCCATCCCCTTTTTGCACTTTCCTCCTGCTTGACCGATCAAGATCCAGAGCAAGATGAAAGGAGATTTATTGATATCGTTGCGCGTGACAAGCAATTGCCAGTTCATTACATAACGCCTGTATCAGGTCCCGTTGCGTTACTACACCAAGTACACGACATGACCAGCCTTCCCGTGAACCTCAATCCACATATCTATACAGCGCTCTACGCCAAAGCCCAGAGCGAAGGGGCGCGCATCGTTCTGGATGGCGTAGGCGGGGAATGGGGGCCAAGCTGGACCGGCGAAGGCTATTTGCAGTATTTGCTACAACAACGGCAATGGGGAAAGCTGAAGGAAACGGTTCTTCATTTATCGAAAAACTATTCCCAATCGCCACGCAGCATAGTTCATAACGAGATTCTGGCGCCGCTGGAGCCCACCTTTCTGCGCAACATACGCCACAAAATGAAAGGCTATTTAATAGAGGAAAACAGGCCGCCGCTGGCCAGCAGATTGCAAGATCTGTATGCCGCTCCATCATCACAACCGCTATCCTCAGGCCAATCACTTCTGAACAAACGCCTGCAGGTTATCTCAAGTGGACGCACGCCAAGAGAGTGGTATTCGCCGCACTTTCACATCCGCAACACGTTTCCTTATCTGGATGTGCGGGTATTAACCTTTTGCCTGGGACTGTCAGATGAATGGTTCGTACAGAAGGGATGGCGACGTTATTTCATTCGCGCAGCGATGGAAAAAACGCTTCCTCCAGAAATTCAATGGCGTAAAGATAAAAGGCCTTTTTCGCCAAGTTATTACAGACTGATGCAAGCCGACGCTGCTGTCTATGAGAGTATTATTCACGACGTCTCTGCAACAGATCCAGTGAGAGACTATATCGACGTAGAGAGGATCAAGCGCGCCATAAAAGAACTCAATCAACGCGCCTCATGGAGACCTCACAAAGGCGTCGACTTCGCACGAAAAGTGGTGGATTTCGGAGTACAGAGCCTGGTATTCCTACGCTGGTTTCAACGCCTGTAG
- a CDS encoding 2OG-Fe(II) oxygenase, which translates to METLDLIQLARTYISYDQFEKAKSTLTQHLQATPNCPHAHDLLSSISKQKEQDIGVVSCPHVIIPDLLPVELIDELLNDADTHIGKFEEGRVLGAVDIAPEVRKSLRLKDLELTKKMELWFRPILHRELSKYSSQLGIALFEISEIELKFCCYPNGSYFHRHRDDQATYGDESGKRIPCRRRISFAYYFHRRPQRFSGGELRLYATDRKNNIYSHNRIETLPPHFNTMVLFPSGFFHEVLEVFEPSGDIMNGRFAINGHICEALPSQEKTSTAAQGASS; encoded by the coding sequence ATGGAAACGTTGGACCTGATTCAACTTGCCAGAACTTATATTTCCTACGATCAGTTTGAAAAAGCAAAATCCACGCTGACGCAACATCTGCAAGCGACCCCCAACTGCCCTCATGCACATGATCTACTATCATCGATCTCCAAGCAGAAAGAACAGGACATCGGCGTCGTTTCCTGCCCTCATGTGATCATTCCTGATTTGTTGCCTGTTGAACTCATTGATGAGCTTTTGAATGACGCAGATACACACATCGGCAAATTTGAAGAGGGCAGAGTTTTAGGCGCCGTAGACATAGCGCCAGAGGTAAGAAAGAGCTTACGCCTGAAGGATCTTGAGCTGACAAAAAAAATGGAATTATGGTTTAGGCCAATCCTTCACAGGGAGTTATCAAAATATTCTTCACAGCTGGGAATCGCCTTGTTCGAAATCAGCGAAATAGAGCTAAAGTTTTGCTGTTATCCCAACGGATCTTACTTTCACCGTCATCGCGACGATCAAGCCACTTATGGTGACGAATCAGGCAAACGCATTCCCTGCAGACGCAGAATCAGCTTCGCCTACTATTTCCATCGGCGTCCGCAAAGGTTTTCAGGAGGAGAGTTGCGGCTCTATGCGACAGATAGAAAAAACAATATCTATTCACACAACCGTATTGAGACCCTTCCTCCTCACTTCAATACAATGGTGCTATTCCCTAGCGGATTTTTTCACGAAGTACTTGAAGTCTTCGAGCCATCAGGAGACATCATGAACGGCAGATTCGCCATCAATGGCCATATTTGCGAAGCGCTTCCCTCTCAAGAGAAGACAAGTACCGCAGCGCAGGGAGCCAGTTCATGA
- a CDS encoding PqqD family protein encodes MEAITRDDVVMHSDKQVSCTVDQGIVVMSVNAGEFYDLNHSASAVWRLLDSPTKVSTLCDRLRERYNVDSERCEKDVLNLLNRLQEKGVIKAQK; translated from the coding sequence ATGGAAGCCATTACAAGGGACGATGTGGTTATGCATAGCGACAAACAGGTTTCCTGTACTGTCGATCAAGGTATTGTCGTCATGAGCGTCAATGCCGGTGAGTTCTATGACTTGAACCATTCCGCGTCCGCCGTCTGGAGGCTATTGGACTCTCCTACAAAAGTGTCGACTCTGTGCGATCGCCTTCGTGAACGATATAACGTCGACTCCGAGCGCTGTGAAAAAGATGTGCTCAACCTGCTCAATCGTTTGCAGGAAAAAGGCGTCATCAAAGCGCAAAAATGA
- a CDS encoding phage tail protein: MSEPFIAEVRIFSFAFPPANWAYCDGQLNTIDQNPALFSLIGTLYGGDGRTTMGLPNLQCRSPLHAGTGLGLSPRPLSSFGGLPYTVLDEIQIPRHTHALMAVASHGTTPEPQNQLFAYQGGDPQPDYKQPPLGDLAPMHPQMLANTGNSSALENRQPFLTLSFCIALDGIYPPRN, from the coding sequence ATGTCTGAACCATTTATCGCAGAAGTCCGCATATTCTCGTTTGCTTTCCCTCCTGCAAATTGGGCGTATTGTGACGGACAATTAAACACTATAGATCAAAACCCAGCTTTATTTTCTCTTATTGGAACCCTCTACGGAGGCGATGGAAGAACTACTATGGGCTTACCTAATCTTCAATGCCGAAGCCCGTTGCACGCTGGGACAGGTTTAGGTCTGAGCCCTCGCCCATTATCCAGCTTTGGAGGACTTCCCTACACAGTGCTTGATGAGATACAAATTCCCCGGCATACACACGCCCTTATGGCAGTTGCTTCCCATGGGACAACCCCTGAGCCGCAAAACCAGCTATTCGCCTATCAAGGGGGCGACCCTCAGCCTGATTACAAGCAACCTCCGTTGGGCGATCTCGCGCCGATGCATCCTCAAATGCTTGCCAATACGGGCAATAGCAGTGCGCTCGAAAACCGGCAACCCTTTTTGACTCTTTCTTTCTGTATCGCGCTGGACGGCATTTATCCACCAAGAAACTAA
- a CDS encoding phage tail protein, giving the protein MAESFLGEIRIFAATYAPYNWSFCDGQVLAASQQAALFSLLGSYYGGDGRTTFALPDMRGRLPLHFGQGPGLTPYPIGARVGVESVTLTMENMPRHTHTLMASNDAVTTDIFPANQVTGVTDPTAPFYTTTGNITSLASESVGYAGGTSNQQTYPHSLMMPYLALNFIISLKGTYPSRN; this is encoded by the coding sequence ATGGCAGAGTCATTTCTAGGTGAGATACGTATTTTCGCAGCTACTTATGCGCCATATAACTGGAGCTTTTGCGATGGGCAGGTATTGGCGGCCTCGCAGCAGGCCGCTTTATTTAGCTTACTGGGGTCTTACTATGGCGGCGATGGACGCACCACTTTCGCCCTACCGGATATGCGTGGCCGTCTTCCTTTGCACTTTGGACAAGGGCCAGGACTAACCCCCTACCCTATTGGAGCCAGAGTCGGCGTCGAATCAGTCACTTTGACGATGGAAAATATGCCGCGACACACCCACACCCTTATGGCGTCAAATGACGCCGTCACTACGGATATATTTCCCGCAAACCAAGTGACCGGCGTTACTGACCCCACGGCTCCGTTTTACACAACGACTGGCAATATAACGTCCCTGGCGTCAGAGTCCGTGGGATACGCTGGGGGGACTTCAAATCAACAGACCTACCCGCATTCCCTCATGATGCCCTATTTAGCGTTGAACTTTATAATTTCGCTCAAAGGCACATATCCAAGTCGCAATTAA
- a CDS encoding phage tail protein, with product MSMPFIAEIRIFGFNYPPRSWSFCDGQIIPIDENQALFALIGDIYGGDARVTMGLPNLQGRSPLQTGKGPGLTQYRLADYGGLPEVQLATAQIPYHTHTLYAARQAGTTPEPSDQLFAYQAGDAQPDYKQPPLGDLEAMSPGMLTYTGLSSMVENRQPFLGLSFCIALEGIFPPRN from the coding sequence ATGTCAATGCCTTTCATCGCCGAAATAAGAATTTTTGGGTTCAACTACCCTCCCCGCAGTTGGTCATTTTGTGATGGACAAATCATCCCTATTGATGAAAACCAAGCCCTTTTCGCCTTGATAGGCGATATATATGGCGGCGACGCCAGAGTGACAATGGGGCTCCCCAATCTTCAAGGGCGCAGCCCTCTTCAAACAGGTAAAGGCCCAGGCCTTACTCAGTACCGTTTAGCAGACTATGGTGGATTGCCAGAGGTTCAACTCGCAACAGCACAGATACCTTATCATACACATACCCTGTATGCCGCCAGACAAGCAGGAACAACCCCCGAGCCCAGTGACCAGCTGTTCGCCTATCAGGCCGGGGACGCACAACCTGACTACAAACAGCCGCCCCTTGGAGATCTAGAGGCCATGTCTCCAGGAATGTTGACGTACACAGGCCTGAGTTCAATGGTTGAAAATCGTCAGCCTTTTTTGGGTCTTTCATTCTGCATAGCCCTAGAGGGAATTTTTCCACCGCGAAACTAG
- a CDS encoding phage tail protein: MEPYLGQISMMAFNFPPKDWAFCSGDLQQISQNPALFALINTYYGGDGRTTYALPDLRGRAPVHRGWLSQYEYTLGQNEGTETVTLTESTLPRHTHTVYASSEDADKGGPNDQRILAATPDIYRPLTNPVPMNSNAVGMTGGTSSGDTKSFPNIQPSLAINFCIAISGYFPPRN; this comes from the coding sequence ATGGAACCCTATCTCGGACAGATCAGCATGATGGCTTTTAACTTTCCTCCCAAAGACTGGGCTTTTTGCAGTGGGGATCTCCAGCAAATCAGCCAAAACCCAGCGCTTTTCGCCCTTATCAATACATATTATGGAGGGGATGGCAGAACGACCTACGCTTTACCGGACTTGAGAGGCCGAGCGCCAGTACACCGGGGCTGGTTATCCCAGTACGAATATACCCTGGGACAGAATGAGGGGACTGAGACCGTAACATTAACTGAAAGCACATTACCCCGGCATACTCACACAGTTTACGCCTCATCGGAAGACGCCGATAAAGGCGGCCCCAATGACCAGCGCATATTAGCCGCCACTCCTGACATCTACCGTCCGCTCACCAATCCTGTCCCCATGAATTCTAATGCTGTCGGCATGACTGGCGGTACTAGTAGTGGAGATACAAAGTCCTTCCCAAACATACAGCCTTCACTGGCGATAAACTTCTGCATTGCTATTTCAGGCTACTTTCCCCCGCGCAACTAA
- a CDS encoding sulfotransferase: MSVFHFISGLPRSGSTLLAGILRQNPRFHAAMSSPVAALMQSNLELMGAGSEFYTFFDEHRRKDICRSVFNAYYRQYEDKSVIFDTNRHWTARMHQLVELFDDFKIICCVRNPAWIADSFECIYRKNPFDYSKMYSPATRLTVYSRCEAQMSATGIVGSAWTALKEAYYGEYSEQLILIDYDILTQHPHKTLELLYQFIGEPCIDHDFDNVEYEEGEFDANLGARGLHTVKRKVSFKPRRSILPPDLFNKYQEMDFWQDTKGTAAHMIVPRKAAPSKGD; the protein is encoded by the coding sequence ATGTCTGTATTTCATTTTATCTCCGGGCTTCCTCGTTCAGGCTCCACTCTGTTAGCGGGCATCCTTCGGCAGAACCCGCGTTTTCATGCGGCAATGAGTAGTCCAGTCGCTGCCCTGATGCAATCCAATCTTGAACTGATGGGGGCGGGCAGCGAGTTTTATACGTTCTTTGACGAGCACCGGCGTAAGGATATATGCCGTTCCGTCTTTAATGCCTATTACCGGCAGTATGAAGACAAGAGTGTGATCTTTGATACCAACCGTCACTGGACGGCCAGAATGCACCAGTTGGTGGAACTTTTTGACGACTTCAAAATTATATGCTGTGTCCGCAATCCTGCCTGGATAGCGGATAGCTTTGAGTGCATTTATCGCAAGAACCCTTTCGACTATAGCAAGATGTATTCACCCGCCACGCGTTTGACAGTGTATTCCCGCTGTGAGGCCCAAATGAGTGCGACCGGTATTGTCGGCAGTGCTTGGACCGCTCTGAAGGAAGCCTATTATGGAGAATATTCTGAACAGCTTATCTTGATCGATTACGACATTCTCACCCAACACCCACATAAGACGCTTGAGCTCCTGTATCAGTTTATTGGAGAGCCCTGCATCGACCATGATTTCGATAATGTTGAATATGAAGAAGGCGAGTTTGACGCCAATCTGGGTGCACGTGGTTTGCACACCGTGAAGCGCAAAGTTTCTTTCAAACCCAGGCGTTCCATTTTGCCCCCCGACTTATTCAACAAATACCAGGAAATGGATTTCTGGCAGGACACCAAGGGAACGGCGGCACACATGATTGTCCCCAGGAAAGCGGCTCCAAGCAAAGGGGATTGA